The genomic DNA TCGCCCTGGTGTGGTCGCGGGGCGTGCGACGCTACGAGGCGGCCGGGGCATGATCGGCCGCCTCGCGTCGTGGTGGCTGGCGTGCTGGCGCCAAGCGATCAGCCGCGACCTGCAGTTCCGCACCCAGACGGTCCTCATCGCGCTCGGCGCCCTGGTGGACGTGGCGATCTCCCTGGTGCCCGCGCTGGTCCTCGCCCAGACCGCCCGGACCACAGCCAGCGGGTGGGACGAATCCACGGCCGTGCTGGTGGTGGGCCTGTTCACGATCGCGACCGCCGCACTGGACACCGTGCTCGGCCCGAATCTGCTGCGCCTGGACGCGGCAGTGCGCACCGGGGAGCTCGACCTCCTGCTGATCCGGCCGATCCCCGCGTTCCTCGCCCTGACCCTGCGCTGGGTGCGCCCCGCGGAGGCGACGCGGCTGCTGGTGGGAGTGGCGCTGGTGCTCGGTGCGCTGGGGACGGCCGGCGAGGTGCCGTCGATCGGCGGCGTCCTCGGCAGCCTGGTGCTCATGGTCCTCGGCGTCGTCGCGTGGTCGCTGTTCTGGGTCAACGCGAGCTTCCTGTCCTTCTGGTGGGCTTCGGCCGAGCCCGTGCAGGACATCATCGGTGCCCTGCGCGAGTCCGGGCAGTACCCGCGGGCGGCGTTCCGGCGCCTGCCGCTGCTCGGCTTCACGACGCTGGTGCCCTCACTGCTGCTGGCCACCCTGCCGGCGCAGGTGCTGCTGGGTGGTGACCTGGGCGGTCCTGTGCTCGGCGGGTCGATGGTGGCGGGGATCGGGAGCGCACTCACGGCCGTGCACTGGCGACTCGTGATCCGGCGCTACGACAGCGCGAGCAGCTGAGGTCGCGACGCAGCCGTCTCACACCTCGAAGCGGGAGGCTCCCGGACCGATCTCCCGCTCCACGGATCCGCACCGGACCCGGGCGGAGGTGTTCGCGGGGATCCGCACCTCGAGCAGCTGCTCCCCCTGGTCGTAGCGAATCCGGACGTCCCCGCGGATCGTCGGGACCGTGCCGTCCATGTAGGTGAGCGGACCGGGCTGCGGGGTGATCTCGAGCCGGGCGGCACCCGGAGCGACGGCGCGCACGCCGAGCACCCAGCGGGCGATGACGTTCACGGGCGCCGTGCCCCAGGCGTGGGAGCAGGTCATGTTCGGTTTGAGGGAGGGATCCCAGGCCTCCGGGACGATGCTCGCGCCCAGATCGTCGAGGAGATGCAACCAGCCCCGCCCCACGCGAGACGTCATCAGTGCATGCGCCTCCTCGGCGCGGCCCAGGGTGAACAGTGCATCCAACAGGAACTGAGCGCCGTACACGCTCATGCGCATGCCGCGCCCGGCCAGGAAGTCCCCGAGCTCGTCGTGGCGATCCGGGGGTGCCAGGCCCAGGGCGACGGGGATCGCGCTCGCGTGCTGGGAGGCGTGCTCGGTGCCGAGGCCGTCGCGGTAGGTGCCGTCCTCGCGCACCAGGAGGGTCTCGATCCCCTCGCGCATCCGTGCCCCGAGCGCGGCGTGGTGGTCGGCCTCGCTGCGACGACCCAGCACCGTGCAGATCTTCGCGAGGGTCTCGTGCGCGGCGGCCTGGAAGGCATTCAGCACGGTGTTGGCGGAGGTGAACTCGAAGTCGTCGCGGCAGCTCTGCGGCCAGTCCACGAGGTCGGCGTCCCAGGCGCTCGACGGGCCGGGCTCCTTGTGGATCAGTCCGTCGGCCCGCAGGTGTCGGTCGTAGTTCGCGCGCCGCCACAGGTCGAGATCGGAGCGCAGCTGGGCGTCGTCCCCGGTGGCGAGGTAGTCCTCCCAGGCGGTCAGCACGGGCATGAGGTGGTACTCGGCGGGCCAGGTGGGCCGGCGGGTGAGGAACTCGGTGGAGGCGCGGGCCAGCGCATAGCTGCGCTCGCAAGCGTACTGGGAGCGCTGGTTGACATAGGCGTCACCCTCGTAGGGCCCGCGCTCGCGGGCGGGGGTGTCGAGATAGAGGTCCAGGGAGGTGGCCTCGATCGAGTACCGGCACAGCTCGTGGACGCGATCCAGATCCGGCTCGGACGAGTAGAACCTCCCCGTGTGCTGCGGGGCGCTGCGCAGGATCACGGGGGTGACCTGCAGCTCCTCGACCTGCCCATCGAGCAGGCACAGCTCGCCGTAGCGGAAGGCGCGATATCCCCAGTGCTCGACCGTCTGGGCGCCCTCGCGGAGGGTCCAGGTCTCCTCGTACACGTTCCCGGTGGGCAGCGAGGAGATCACCCGCCCACCCGCATCGCGCTGCTCGCCCAGGCGCACCTCGACCCGGGTCCCGCTGCGGCCGGCGCACTCCACGCGCAGACCGCCGACGATCTCTCGTCCCAGGTCGAAGGACCAGATCCCGTACTCGAGCTCGAACAGATCCACTTTCTCGCCATGCACCTGCTCGAGGTTCACGGTCGCAGCAGCCGGCGGGTCGGGCAGGGGCGGGGCGGCGCTCGCCGGGGCCCAGCTGGAATCGTCGAACCCTGGCAGCGTCCATCCGACGGGCTCTTCGCGCAGGTCCCAGTCCTCGGCGGGGGCGAAGTACCACCCGCCGCCGATGTTCCGATCCCCCGGCAGGAGCCGATCTCCCGGGAGGGCGCGCCAGGTCTCCGGAACGGTGACGTGCTCGAGCCGAGTGCCGTCCTCGAGGATCACGACGAGACGGGCCGCGAACTGACGACCCTCCTGAGCCCAGGCGAGGGCCGCGAGGGCGTTGGGACCGGGCCGCAACGCAGAGGTGACGTCATGAGTGTGCAGACGAGGCCGGTGATCCGGGCTGCGCACGCTCCCGTGGCCGGTGACCTGCCCGTTGACCCACAGCTTGTAGACGTGCTGGCGCCCGCCGCGCGGGCCGGCCGCTCCACCAGGACCGCCCTCGGGCGAGAGACCGAGCGCCTCGACGAAGGCCGCCCGGATCGGGGCACGGGGAAGCGCGACCTCCGTGCGCAGCAGGGCCCAGGGTGCGGAGACGTCGGCCCATATCGGCGTGGCATCCCACCGGTCCGGGGCGCTCATGAAGGACGACGGACGGGACCAGTCCCCGGGTTCTGTGGTGCTGACCTGCACGCGCCACCAGTACGGGGTGGAGGGGCCCAGGGGCAGCCCCTCCACCAGCACCCCGGTCGATTCCGCGGAGAGGACCACGCCCGAGTCCCACAGCGGGGCATCGAACGCAGGGGCATCGGCGATCTGCAGGCGGTAGCTGCGCTGCAGGGCGTCCCCGACCATCGGCACGATCCAGGAGAACCGTGCCGCCTCCCCGCGGACGCCCGACGCGCGCTCCTGGAGGTTCAGCAGAAGACCACTCGGGCGTGTCCTCACCGGCATCGGGCGCCGCCCCTTCGCTCGTCATGAAACGACTCAGGAAGGCTAGCAGGCGGCCGCCTCCCGCCCTGCTCACACATGTAGTCATTGACAACACTGTTGGCGATGTCTACATTGGTTTTCCGTTGTCATCCTCGAGCACACGCCCGACGAAGGAGGCTCCTATGAGCTCAGAGACCGATCGCGCGGAGATCATCGAACTCTTCGGCAGGTACGCCGATATCGCAGACATGAAGAGTTTCGAGGAGCTGCCCCGCCTCGTCCACACCGACCCCATCACCCTCGACTTCGAGTCCGTCGCCGGGATCCCTCCCATGCAGGCCCCGCTGGATGACTACGTCGAGGTCCTCCGGGTGTCCTTCGAGCCATTCCTCGCGACGCACCACGCCATCACGGGCCATGTCGTCGACATCGACGGCGACCACGCGACGGCGCACGCCCACGTGCGCGCCGAGCACTGGACGGCGAACGAGAACGTCGGCGACGAGTCGAACCGTTGGCTGGTCGTCGGCTTCTACGACAATCGCGCGGTGCGCACCGAGGTCGGCTGGCGGTTCAGCCACGTCACGCTCACCGCCACCTACCAGGAGAACGCGCACCTGCTCACGCGCGGTGTCGACGAGGGCCATCACTAGGCTCGAGCCCATGCTGCTCCTCCTCGACCTCGACAACACTCTGGTCGATCGTGACCGCGCCTTTTCCCGGTGGGCGGAGCCGTTCGTCGCTCAGCACCGGGGCGACAGGACAGACCTGGAGTGGTTGCTCGAGACCGATGCGCACGGCTACACGCACCGGGCGGTGCTCGCCGACGGCCTCATCGACCGCCTCGGCCTCGCGACCACCCGGGACGATCTTGTACAGACCCTCCTGCTGGACCATGTCCCTTTCGTGCGCTGCTACGACGGTGTCATGGACCGCCTGCGGGACCTTCGATCCGCCGGCCACACGCTCGTGATCCTCACCAACGGCACCGTCGAGCAGCAGACCCGAAAAGTGGAGCTGAACGGGCTGGACGCTGCGACCGATCGGGTCGTGATCTCGCAGGCGGTCGGCGTGAAGAAGCCTGCGCCCGAGATCTTCGCCGTCGCCGTGCAGGGTTTCTCGACCGACCGCGTGCCCTGGATTGTCGGCGACCAGGCCGAGGCCTGCATCGCCGGCGGTCGCTCCGCAGGCCTACGCACCGGATGGGTCGACCACGGCCGGGACTGGACGGGCGGGGAACGCCCGACGGCATCCGCCCCGACGACCGTCGAGGTGCTCGACCTGATCGCAGAGCTCGACGGAGCCGACCATGCCTGAGCCGCGGGAGGTCCGGATCGACGGAGACACGGTCCGCCGCCCACGGAAGCCATGGACCGAGACGGTGCATGCCCTCCTGAGGCACCTCCGCGAGCAGGACCTCCCGGTGCCGGAGCCTCGGGGCATCGACGACCGCTTCGAATACGTGAGCCTGGTTCCAGGACTCGGCGGAGACGGGGCCTGGCCCGACGGGGTCTCCGCCGACGGTGCACGATCTCTGGGCCGGCTCCTACGCAGGATCCACGACGCAACACGTGGGTGGACCCCGCCCGCCGACGCGCAGTGGTCTGTCCCCCACGGTTCGGCATCGACTATCTGCCACGGCGACCCGAAGCCCGGCAATGTCGCGTGGATCGATGGGCGGGCGGTCGGGCTGTTCGACTGGGACGCCGCCAGACCAGGCGCCCCGGTCGCCGACCTCGCCTACGCTCTCCTCTGGACGACACCCATCGATGTCGACCCGACAGGGCTGCAGGTCACGGCAGTGGAGGCAGCTCTTCGTCGCGAGCGCGCCGCCGCCCTGCTGGAAGGTTACGGCTGGTCCGGTCCGCTCGACATCGTCGACGTGGCCGTGCGCCGCCACGAGCTGGCAATCGACGAGGTGGAGTGGCTCGGCGAGCGGGGCCACGAGCCCCATGCGAGCTGGGTAGCACAAGGTTGGCCAGGTCGCTGGCGAGACCTGCTGCCGACCATGCGCGTGGCAGCACGCAGCGCCTTCATAGACTGACCTCGATCTCATCGATGACATCGACGACGAGAAGCAGTCACGACATGTCGTTCAGGTCCCGACGACGAGGGTCATCGCGGAGTCGACGCACTGCCATGATGCCTACCACTCCCGCGGCGAGGTACGCGATCGCATCGGCCACGATGACCCCACTGCCGACGCGCTCGGCAAGCACCCCGGCCAGGCCGATCGCGGCGATCTGAACCACCGACGCAATCCCCCAGAACACGCTGAACACCCGACCCCTCAGCACCGATGGACTCTGAGTCTGCAGCAGTGTCCCCTGCATCGCGGCGACCACCGCGAACGGCGCTCCGGCGAGCGCCGTGAGCACCACGGCCGGCCAGAGGACCGGATGCACATGCGGGTAGGTGAAAACTGCGAGCAGCAGGACCCCCGCGGTGAATGCCGCGGACACGAGCAATGGGAACGCATCGCGCCGGTCGGCGACCCAGGTCGCCCAGAGGGAGCCGAGGACCCCGCCAACGGCCTGGGCCGACAGGATCCAGCCCAGGGCGTCCGGTCCGGCATTCAGAAGCTCGCGGGCGAAAGGCGCCAGTAGGGCGGAGACAAAGCCTTCTCCCAATGCCATCAACGCGACGACCGGCACCAGCGCACGGAGAGCCGGATGACGGCTCACCAATGCCGCGCCATCTCGCCATTGCGCGATCATGCCCGGTCGAGCAGCACAGCTCTCCGTCGATGGACGCCGGTGATCGACCGCGGCGACCAGCAAGGCGGAGAGGCCATGGCACACCGCCACGGTCCAGATCGCGGCAGGGAAGCCGGCCATGGCGAGCATCGTGCCGCCTACCGCCGGCCCCACCAACCGGGCGAGAGAGTTGTTGAGCGTGTTGAGGCTTGCAATCTCTCCGAGGCGGTCCGTGGGCGCGAGCTCCGGCAGGAGAGCATGCTCGGAGGGGCCGACCAGCTGGCCGAAACAGTTGCGCACGAACGACAGCGCGGCGATCCACGGCCACGCCTCGACCGCGAGATACCCGAGCGTAAGGATCATCAGGGCGAGGTTCGCTCCGAGAAGGATCCGGCGCCGGTCCCACCTGTCACTGACCACACCGGCCACCTGCCCGAGCAGGACAGGGGGTAGGGCGGCGGAGAGCACCGTGAGCGCAGTCGCGGCCGGTGATCCCGTGCTGTCGAAGACGACGAAGGGGAGCACCACGAAGAGGGCGTGGTTCCCGAGCCAGGCTACGAGACCAGCTCCCCAGACCAGGGCGATGCGCCCGTCCCACAAGAGGCTTCGGGGACGATATTCGTGGGGCGACTGCCGCGGAGGTCTGGGCATGGTGAGACCTTCACGCCTACCCTGGGTGAAATGGGAGAGCAGAATTCACCTAGCCGGCCTGCGGACGAGTCAGTACGTCCGGGCCGCGCCCCGTGGGACGACATCGATGTCGAATCCCTGCACACGGTGACGGATCCTGCCCAGGTCGCGATCCTCGCCGATCCGCGTCGTGTGCGGTTCATCCGGCCGTTCCTGGCGCGCGAAGCGACAGTGAGCGAGGTCGCCGGGGAATTGGGGGTCACGGCGAACTCCCTGCTGTACCGAGTGCGGCGGATGACTGACGCCGGCCTGTTGCGCGTGGTCGAGGAACGACCCCGCACGGGGCGTGCCATCAAGGTGTACCGCTCGAGCTACGACGGCTACCGGGTGCCGATGTCTGCAATGCAATACGACGATCTGCGTCACCGCGTCGACGCCTACGGACGCCCGCTGCTGGACGATCTCGCACGCGCATACACGACGGCTCTACGCGACGCCCCGCACCACGACCGCATCATCGCCCGCAACAGCGCCGGAGAGGTCTGGACCACCGATCTGCTCCCGACGAAGACCCGACGTGGAGAGCCGCTCGTCTTCGCGGACTCCGTGCTCTGGCTCGATCGCCGTCAGGCCGAGATCGCTCAACGTCATGTCCACGAGGCGCTCGAGGCCGCGCTCAGCGCGGACGACTCGGAGCACTCCGCCGGCCCTCGGGCTCCCTATCTCGTCATGGGGGCCGTACTCCCCCTTTCCGACGAGTGATGATCCAATGAGCTTCGACGTGCGCCGCTCATCCGGTGACGTCCCGCGCGATCTCGTGCATCTGGTCGAGCCGAGCCCATTCGTCGTCGTCCGTGCCGGCGTAGACCAGGGAGATCCGGCCCGCGTACCCGACATCCTGCAGCACGCTCAGCGAGCGGGTGAGGTCCTCCTCGTCGAGCACGCCGGGTGAGATCTCGCGCGCCTTGACCTGGGAGCACTCCGCCTCGCCCGCGACGGCAGCGATCTGCTCGTACTTGTCGTCCCCGCCCCAGTTCCCGGTGTCGATCAGGAGCCCGACCTCGCCGTCGACCTGGTCGAGCAGCCGTCGCGTGGTGGCTGCGTCCACGAGGAGTGACTTCCAGTTCTCGGTGATCACTCGGATGTCCGGGTGGGACGTCGCGAGCGCACGCAACCGACGGGCGCTCAGTGCGAGCGTCTCGTCCGTCGGCTCCTGGTCGCCGGCGGGCACCCGCACCCTCGGCGCGCCGAGCTGCTCGGCGACGTCGATCCAGCCCGACAGCCACCGCTGCTGCTCCTCCCCCTGCTCGGGGTGGATCACGTCCCCGTCGTCGACGAGGAAGCATTCGAGGTCCACTCCCGCGGTGTCGAAAGCGTCGCGCAGCTCCGCGAGATAGGAGGCCTCAGTGCGGGGCAGGTAGAAGTGGCACAGCTGGGCGCTGACGAAGCCGTGCGCGGCGAGCTGTCCGGGCAGCTCGAGCAGGGGCAGGCCGTCAGCGCTGTCGTGCTCGGTCAGGACGCCCGACGGCGCGGAGCCCGGCGCGACGTAACGGCCCATCGTCCTGAACAGCGACCAGGTGTGCAGGGCCTTGGCGGGGTCGAGGGCATGAGCCATGGGATCTCCTGTGATCGAGGTGCCGGGAACGAACCCCGCGCGACAGACCTCCATCATGTCGTGACGGGGTGGCGCGGGAAACCATCCGACACCCCCGCTACGGTGACTCCGTGGGGCGGGACGGGCCCGCGTACCCTCGCCCCATGACCCCCGACGCGGCCGATGTCGCTGCTGCGACACCACCCGTCAGGGCCCACGCAGCGGCACGAGCCCTCGGCGTGAGAGAGCTCGCAAGCTGGTGCGCCGAGATCCTCGTCGGCGCGCTCGACCTCACCGACCAGGATCGCCATGATGCCCGATGGATCGCCGGGAAGGCCTGGACGGGCTGGGGCGACCCTGACTCCTGGTCCGGCCGAGGACTCGACCATTGGCCCCGTGTCTGGGCGGCCCGCACGCTGCTGCACTCGTGGGACCCGGTCGCGACCCTCGCCGTCGAGCAAGGGCTGGCCGATGAGGCCTGGAGGGTGCGGGAGATGTGCGCGAAGGTCGTCGCCCGCTATGAGGTGGGTTCTGCCGCACCGGAGTGCGCCCGCTGCGCGGAGGGCGATGCGGTGCCGCGTGTCCGGGTGGAGTCCCTGCGTGCCCTCGGCGCCGTCGGCGAGATCGAGCACGCCCCGTCGGTCCTCACCGCTGTCCACCACGAGGATCCCACGGTCGTACGCGCTGCGGAGCGAGCGCTCGAACGGATGGAGGCACGGCTGGACCGGCCCGTGACGTGATCTCGCGGCCCGGCCGGGCACCCCCGCGCCGAGCACAGTCGGTCGCCGGGAACTGCGTTGCACGCCCCGACGGTCGGCCCTACTGTCGACGCGTGCACACCACTGCGGCCACCCGTGCCCGTCGAGCCGCCGCGGACCTCGTGAGGTCCTTCGGCCTCGAGGTGGAGCGGGTCATCGACCTCCACGACTCCAACAAGCTCACCGTGCACCTGCTGCCCTGCGACCTGGTCGCTCGCATCGGGCCTGCCGCCCAGGGAGGCGCTCAGGCCGAGGTCGAGCGGGCCCTGTGCCTCGCGGAGGTCGGAGCACCCGTCGGCGCGCTCGACCCCCGCACCCCACCTCAGGTGCAGAGGCGCGACGGCTTCGAGATCACGCTGTGGACCCACCACGCGCCCGACGAGTACCGGGTCCTGCCCGCGGCCGAGTACGCCGCGGCCCTGACGCAGCTGCACGCCGGGATGCGCGCGGTGGACCTCGAGTTGCCTCACTTCACCGAACGTGTCGCCTCCGCGCTCGCCCTGCTGGACGACCCGGGGCTCACCCCGGGCCTGGCCGGCCCCGACCGCACCTTCCTCCGCGAGACCATCGCCGACCTCTCGGCGGAGATCGCCGGGCGGGGCGGGCAACAGTTCCTGCACGGCGAGCCCCACCCCGGCAACGTGCTCGAAACAGCCGACGGTCCGCTGTTCATCGACCTCGAGACGTGCTGCATCGGCCCGGTCGAGTTCGATCTCGCCCACGCCCCCGCGCAGGTCGCAGCGCACTACCCGGCTGTCGACGCCGCACTGCTCGAGGACTGCCGGATCCTCACTCGGGCGCTCGCGACGACCTGGCGCTGGGACCGCGAGGACGATCTGCCCGAGGGGAAGCTGCTGGGGATCGGCTGGCTGCAGCAGGTCCGGGCTCTCATGACCCATCGCCGCAGGCCTGATGCGCCGCGGCCCACCCTCACGATCCTCTGCGGCCTGCCCGGCAGCGGGAAGACCACCGAGGCGGACCGGATCGTCGAGGCCACCGGGGCTTTCCGTCTCAGCCCCGACGACTGGCTGGAGCTGCTGGACGTCTCGCTCTGGCAGGAGGAACTGCGCGACCGCATCGAGCAGCTGCAGTGGCAGATCGGCCGGGAGCTACTCGCTCAGGGAGTGTCCGTGGTCGTCGAATGGGGCACCTGGGGGCGCGAGGAGCGCGACCAGCTGCGGACCGAGGCGCGAGCGCTCGGCGCGCGGGTCGCCCTGCGCTTCCTGGATGCCGATGACGAGGAGCTGCTGCGCCGTGCGAGTGCGCGGCGGCGGGAGGAGCCCCCGATGCTCCGCGAGCACTTCACCGAGTACCGGACGAAGCTGCAGGTGCCGACGGCCGAGGAGCTCGCGCTGTACGACCAGTACTGAGCCCGCGTCGCAGGACGATCTCGACGATGATCAGGTTGAGGATCCAGCCCAGAGTCTGGCCCACCGGGATCATCGAGGCCGCGCGGTCACCGAGACTCGCCGGGTCGGCGTCGGTGAGAGGAATCTGCGCCAACAGGAGCAGCGGAGTGAGCAGGCGCGACGTGACGGCGAGGAACGTCAGCGCGTAGTTACGCATCATCCAGGCCCGGTGCGCGGCGAAATCCCTCCGGCGGGCCGCGCGGTACGCGAGCACTCCTGTGATCACCCACAGCACGGCCGCGGTGGTCAGTCCGATCTGGGTGAGCAGGCGGCCCGACCAGATCGCGACCGGTATCGCGCAGAGGGCCGACGGCGCGACGCCGAGGAGGAGATAGGCGCGCCCGATCGTGCGGTGGATCCGTCGGCGTCGTCGAATCCTCGGGATGAACTGCAAGGGTCCGAGCACGAGCGCCAACGCCGCCGTGGCGATGTGCACCACCAGGAGGGCGTACTCCACGGCGGCCTGCACTTCGAGCCGGCTGTCCGCACGATCCAGGCCCAGATACGGGAATGCGAGCCCGACGCTGAATCCGATCGCGACCACGAGCAGCAGCCATCCGGTCCGGCTTCGCATTCCGGCCTCCTGTGTCGACGAGCGGCGGTCGACGCCCACGGCGCCGACGGTCCCGGCAAGTCTTCGCCGAACAGCGATGTCGCGCGTCGTGCAGGAGGCTGAGAGTCCCGTACGCAGGCTGTCGCAGACAGCGACGGGGAGGGTACGTCGCGCCGCGTAGGGCGTCGCGCGAACGTCCCGCGCTCGAGGTCGACCTCGCCCGGGCCGCTTGCGCGTCACAGGAGCCGCAGCGACTTACCGGCAGAGCAACCGCCACCGGGCCGGCCCCTAGCGAAGATCCGAGCCCCCTCGGGCCGCCAGCACTGGGTCCCGCGCCCGCGCCAGATCCGCGCGACCGTCGCGTTGCCGATGCTCGCCAACGTTCCAGAGGACCGGTGCGTCAGGCCCGTCCCGTCCCGATGGGCGCCGAACCACCCACCGCCAGGATATTGACGACACGCGGAACTAGCTCGGCAGAGCGGTCGCCAAGACCACGAGCAGCCGTCTGTCTCACCGCGTGTCGAGTCAGGTGCCCCACGACGGCCAGGGCGGGAATCCGGAACGGGGCAGCGACCAACCGGGAACACGGTCGAACTGGCCGTGTGAATTCTCTGAAGGACACTTGTTGCCCTCGATGGGGACTGCGGCGCGGTCGTGAGATCCCTTCTGGCTGCGCGCTTGCTGAGGGCGCTGGTGAGGAGCGCGTAATTCGTGCCATCGAGAGGGAGCGTGACGTCGGCCCCAGGTGGCTCACCCATCGGGAAGGGCCGCCAGCCAGGAGCCGCTCGTGAGATACCGATCCACAACGGTCGGCCTGAGCAGCTCTTCGGTCGCCATCGACACAGCTCCCTGGACGCCCGTCAGGTCTCCGAGCGTCGCCTGGTCGATCCTGACCTGCGCGCTGGAGCGCGGGAGGGCGTCCGCATAGAGCCCCGCACGAATTCCCGCGGACAGCGAGCTCCCCGTATCCGAGAGGTAGCCCCACGTCATGATGGACCCCGGCCCCAAGAGCGTCACCAAGGACGCGAGGGCCTGACCGATGTGGACCCCGGCCTCCCGTATCGCGCCGACGGCCTGCCCGTGACCCTGATCTACGAGTGCCACGAGATCGCGCACGTGATCCACCGCGACTCCGGCGGCACGCATCTGTCGCACCAGCGCATCGCCGGAGGCGACCGCGTTGAGGCACCCTCTCCCGCCACAGCTGCACATGGCATCGGATCCCGCGATCTTGAGGTGTCCGATCTGCCCTGCCAGGTTGCCGGCGCCGCGCAGGGGGTGACCGTCGACGAGGATGGCCGCGTCGATCAAGGTCCCAAGTTTGACGCACGCGAAGACATCCGGCGCCGGATCCAGGCGCGCGTACTCGGCGCGGGCCATGACGCTCACATCGCGGTCGAGCAGCGCGGGGGCCTGAAACCTGTCTCTCACCTGCTGGAGCACGGACTCC from Brachybacterium sacelli includes the following:
- a CDS encoding AAA family ATPase — translated: MHTTAATRARRAAADLVRSFGLEVERVIDLHDSNKLTVHLLPCDLVARIGPAAQGGAQAEVERALCLAEVGAPVGALDPRTPPQVQRRDGFEITLWTHHAPDEYRVLPAAEYAAALTQLHAGMRAVDLELPHFTERVASALALLDDPGLTPGLAGPDRTFLRETIADLSAEIAGRGGQQFLHGEPHPGNVLETADGPLFIDLETCCIGPVEFDLAHAPAQVAAHYPAVDAALLEDCRILTRALATTWRWDREDDLPEGKLLGIGWLQQVRALMTHRRRPDAPRPTLTILCGLPGSGKTTEADRIVEATGAFRLSPDDWLELLDVSLWQEELRDRIEQLQWQIGRELLAQGVSVVVEWGTWGREERDQLRTEARALGARVALRFLDADDEELLRRASARRREEPPMLREHFTEYRTKLQVPTAEELALYDQY
- a CDS encoding DUF2306 domain-containing protein; its protein translation is MRSRTGWLLLVVAIGFSVGLAFPYLGLDRADSRLEVQAAVEYALLVVHIATAALALVLGPLQFIPRIRRRRRIHRTIGRAYLLLGVAPSALCAIPVAIWSGRLLTQIGLTTAAVLWVITGVLAYRAARRRDFAAHRAWMMRNYALTFLAVTSRLLTPLLLLAQIPLTDADPASLGDRAASMIPVGQTLGWILNLIIVEIVLRRGLSTGRTARAPRPSAPAASSGTR
- a CDS encoding ROK family protein, whose protein sequence is MSGHRGRPAQLVSFASGRHVVLAMHVGLTGSRVAVASLEGVIIDECLVETPVSAGPSAVLDELFRTLEGMRARAMPRSIVAGVGLALPSPSELMDFGPTGSISGAPWDEESVLQQVRDRFQAPALLDRDVSVMARAEYARLDPAPDVFACVKLGTLIDAAILVDGHPLRGAGNLAGQIGHLKIAGSDAMCSCGGRGCLNAVASGDALVRQMRAAGVAVDHVRDLVALVDQGHGQAVGAIREAGVHIGQALASLVTLLGPGSIMTWGYLSDTGSSLSAGIRAGLYADALPRSSAQVRIDQATLGDLTGVQGAVSMATEELLRPTVVDRYLTSGSWLAALPDG